A window of the Phytoactinopolyspora mesophila genome harbors these coding sequences:
- the purN gene encoding phosphoribosylglycinamide formyltransferase: MRYRPPEGRSFRLVVLLSGTGSNLAALLDACVDPAYGATLVAVGADRDGAGGLKIAAEAGIPTFVERVRDHPDRNSWDQELTGRVAAYEPDLVISAGFLKLVGPAFLERFGGRYINTHNTLLPAFPGMNGPRDALAYGVKITGATLFFVDAGVDTGPIVAQVAVPVMEDDDEATLTERIKVAERAQLVEWVGRLAREGWTLSGRSVTVP; encoded by the coding sequence GTGCGATATCGACCCCCCGAAGGGCGGTCATTCCGGCTGGTCGTGCTTCTCTCCGGCACTGGCAGCAACCTGGCCGCGTTGCTGGATGCATGTGTTGACCCCGCGTACGGCGCCACGCTGGTGGCCGTCGGCGCTGATCGCGACGGCGCTGGCGGGCTGAAGATCGCGGCGGAAGCCGGGATCCCGACGTTTGTCGAACGGGTGAGGGACCATCCCGATCGCAACAGCTGGGATCAAGAACTGACCGGACGGGTCGCCGCCTATGAGCCGGATCTGGTGATATCAGCGGGTTTTCTCAAACTGGTCGGCCCGGCGTTCCTCGAGCGTTTCGGCGGTCGCTACATCAATACCCACAACACGCTGCTCCCGGCGTTTCCGGGGATGAACGGCCCGCGGGACGCACTCGCCTACGGCGTGAAGATCACCGGCGCCACCCTTTTCTTCGTGGATGCCGGTGTCGACACCGGTCCGATCGTGGCCCAGGTGGCGGTGCCGGTGATGGAAGACGACGACGAAGCGACGCTCACTGAGCGGATCAAGGTCGCCGAGCGGGCCCAGCTCGTCGAGTGGGTTGGCCGCCTGGCGCGCGAAGGCTGGACTCTCAGCGGCCGCAGCGTCACCGTGCCGTAG
- a CDS encoding cell division protein PerM — protein sequence MTGEHEKVPDLLTRPLLRREDPAWGTRVPWFASVLASGWVLVATLAMSALPGVAVWISDGADGPLSGPLRFGARLWLLSHRVGLDVDGAGFVFVPLGLTILFVLLMYRSGRWAAHQAGTATPKGIVMVVGPAVGLYAIGAGLLAAFASSGGVSSSPFEAAGWAGLWALGGFAVGVLHETGFDEVWLGRIAPEVRAALAGSAAAVAGLVLFGATLLVMSAAANSAQIGMLADALDAGPVGNIALALGGGAVVPNAMIWAASFALGPGFVVGTETVVAPAGVELGMVPALPVLGALPADLPGAVIWAVLAGPVAAGILAGVLVQRRLRPHEEPMSIVILAAGGAGAAAALGMSVLALLSGGSVGAARLSEVGPVPWEVAAMTFVAVGVPCMITAALLAWRQSAPE from the coding sequence TTGACCGGCGAACATGAGAAGGTGCCGGACCTGCTCACCCGACCCTTGCTCCGCCGTGAAGACCCCGCGTGGGGCACACGGGTGCCGTGGTTCGCCTCGGTCCTGGCGTCCGGGTGGGTACTGGTCGCCACCCTGGCCATGAGCGCGCTTCCAGGGGTGGCTGTCTGGATCTCCGACGGCGCAGACGGGCCGCTGTCCGGTCCGCTGCGTTTCGGTGCGCGCCTGTGGCTGCTCTCCCACCGGGTGGGGCTGGACGTGGACGGCGCCGGCTTCGTCTTCGTCCCGTTGGGCTTGACCATTCTCTTCGTGCTCCTCATGTATCGCTCCGGACGATGGGCGGCGCATCAAGCCGGGACCGCCACGCCCAAAGGCATCGTGATGGTAGTCGGGCCGGCTGTGGGGTTGTACGCGATCGGCGCGGGTTTGCTGGCCGCGTTCGCGTCGTCGGGCGGTGTTTCGAGTTCACCGTTTGAAGCGGCCGGGTGGGCCGGGTTGTGGGCGCTCGGTGGATTTGCCGTCGGGGTCTTGCACGAGACCGGTTTCGACGAAGTGTGGCTGGGCCGGATCGCTCCAGAGGTGCGCGCCGCGCTCGCGGGCAGCGCTGCGGCCGTGGCCGGTCTGGTCCTGTTCGGTGCCACCTTGCTCGTCATGTCCGCGGCCGCGAACTCGGCGCAGATCGGCATGCTGGCCGACGCGCTGGATGCCGGACCCGTGGGGAATATCGCGCTGGCACTGGGCGGTGGCGCGGTCGTGCCGAACGCGATGATCTGGGCGGCGAGCTTTGCGCTCGGCCCGGGGTTCGTTGTCGGCACCGAGACGGTTGTGGCGCCGGCCGGTGTGGAGCTCGGTATGGTTCCGGCCCTCCCCGTGCTGGGCGCGTTGCCGGCCGATCTGCCTGGCGCGGTCATCTGGGCGGTGCTCGCCGGGCCGGTCGCCGCGGGGATTCTGGCCGGTGTGCTCGTGCAACGTCGTCTCCGGCCACACGAAGAGCCGATGTCTATCGTGATCCTCGCGGCCGGCGGTGCGGGCGCGGCGGCGGCGCTGGGAATGTCGGTGCTGGCCTTGCTCTCGGGCGGTTCGGTTGGTGCCGCGCGCCTTTCCGAGGTAGGGCCGGTGCCATGGGAAGTGGCCGCGATGACGTTCGTCGCCGTCGGCGTGCCATGCATGATCACCGCCGCGCTGCTGGCCTGGCGGCAGTCCGCTCCCGAATAG
- a CDS encoding SigE family RNA polymerase sigma factor has protein sequence MDVADFDAFYNASNRRVLHQMYAMTGNLADAQECTQEAYARAWQRWKTVSQADNPEAWIRTVAWRIAASRWRKAKNAVTAISRYGAPETTAPPSPDHVALVTALRQIPEAQRRAIVLHHLVGMTVDEVAHETGAPSGTIKARLTRGRAALAELLTDDDGRPTKGGDSHERL, from the coding sequence ATGGATGTAGCGGATTTCGACGCGTTCTACAACGCGTCGAACCGCCGCGTCCTGCACCAGATGTACGCCATGACCGGCAACCTCGCCGACGCCCAAGAATGCACTCAAGAGGCCTATGCCCGCGCTTGGCAGCGCTGGAAAACCGTCAGCCAAGCCGACAACCCCGAAGCCTGGATCCGCACCGTCGCCTGGCGCATCGCCGCCAGCCGCTGGCGCAAAGCCAAAAACGCCGTCACCGCCATCAGCCGGTACGGCGCACCGGAAACCACCGCGCCGCCCAGCCCCGATCACGTCGCCCTCGTCACCGCGCTGCGCCAGATCCCCGAAGCACAACGCCGCGCCATCGTCCTGCACCACCTGGTCGGAATGACTGTCGATGAGGTAGCCCACGAGACCGGCGCACCGTCAGGGACCATCAAGGCCCGCCTGACCCGAGGCCGCGCCGCGCTAGCCGAACTACTGACCGACGACGACGGCCGGCCAACGAAGGGAGGCGACAGCCATGAACGGCTTTGA